The nucleotide window AGGATGTCGATGATCCCGCCGCACGTCAGGCCCACCGCGAAGGCGTCCTCGTCGCTGTACCCGAAGCGTTCGAGGACCGGCTCCCCGTCCTCCAGCGCCTGTCGGCACAGGTCGTAGACCGCGCCTTCCACGCAGCCGCCGGAGACCGAGCCGATCGCCGTGCCGGCGGCGTCCACGGCCAGGGCGGCGCCCGGGCGGCGGGGGGCGCTGCCGCCGACCGCCACCACGGTGGCCACGGCGAAGTCGCGGCCCTCCGCGACCCAGTGCTGCAGGTCTTCGGCGATGTCCAGCATCGTTCGGTCTCCTCTGCGGATGCATGTGCGGGTGCGTCGTGGTTGCTCGCGCAGTTCCCCGCGCCCCTGACGGGGCGCCTGTGCCGAGGTGCGGCTAGTGGATGCCCAGCCAGCTCTCTATCGGGTTCAGGGCGAAGAAGACGAGGAAGACCGCCGTCAGGACCCACATGAACGGCCCGATCTCCCGCGCCCGGCCCTGCGCGATCTTGATGGCGACGTAGCTGACAACCCCGGCCGCGACCCCCGCCGTGATGGAGTACGTGAACGGCATGATCACGGCGGTCAGGAAGACCGGGATCGCGGTGGCGCGGTCGGCCCAGTCCACATGGCGGGCGTTCGTCATCATCATGGCGCCGATGACGACCAGCGCCGCCGCCGCCACCTCGCCGGGGACGAGCGCCGTCAGCGGGGTGAAGAAGAGGCAGGCCGCGAAGAACAGACCGGTGACGACCGAGGACAGGCCCGTCCGGGCGCCCTCCCCGACCCCGGTCGCGGACTCCACGAACACCGTCTGGCCGGAGGCGCCCGAGACGCCGCCGATCGCCCCGCCCGCGCCGTCGATGAACAGCGCCCTGGACAGGCCCGGCATCCGGCCCTTGTCGTCGGCCAGCCCGGCCTCGGTGCCGACGCCGATGATGGTGGCCATCGCGTCGAAGAACCCGGCGAGGACGAGCGTGAAGACGATCATGCCGACCGTCATCGCGCCGACCTCGCCCCAGCCGCCGAACTCGACAGCCCCGAAGACCGAGAAGTCCGGCATCGACACCGCGCTGCCGTGCCACTCGGGTGCGCCGGCGGCCCACTGCCCGGGGTCGATGACGCCGGTCGCGTTGAGGACGACGGCGAGTACGGTGCCGCCGACGATGCCGATCAGGATCGCGCCGGGGACGCCGCGTGCCTGGAGCATGAAGATGGCGAGCAGCGTGACGGCGAAGAGCAGCACCGGCCAGCCGGCCAGCTCGCCCGTCGCGCCGAGGGAGACCGGGGTCGCCTCGCCCTGGTGGACGAAGCCCGCTTT belongs to Streptomyces sp. V3I8 and includes:
- a CDS encoding NCS2 family permease: MAQQSLEPRTTADDAGEGTRVPAGRSWLDRYFHISLRGSTVAREVRGGITTFMAMAYILLLNPLILSGKDAAGNTLGQQALITATAFAAAFTTLLMGFFGKVPLALAAGLSVSGVLASQVAPQMTWPQAMGMCVMYGVVIMLLVVTGLREMIMNAIPLALKHAITMGIGLFVALIGLVKAGFVHQGEATPVSLGATGELAGWPVLLFAVTLLAIFMLQARGVPGAILIGIVGGTVLAVVLNATGVIDPGQWAAGAPEWHGSAVSMPDFSVFGAVEFGGWGEVGAMTVGMIVFTLVLAGFFDAMATIIGVGTEAGLADDKGRMPGLSRALFIDGAGGAIGGVSGASGQTVFVESATGVGEGARTGLSSVVTGLFFAACLFFTPLTALVPGEVAAAALVVIGAMMMTNARHVDWADRATAIPVFLTAVIMPFTYSITAGVAAGVVSYVAIKIAQGRAREIGPFMWVLTAVFLVFFALNPIESWLGIH